The following are encoded together in the Ovis canadensis isolate MfBH-ARS-UI-01 breed Bighorn chromosome 2, ARS-UI_OviCan_v2, whole genome shotgun sequence genome:
- the ZBTB5 gene encoding zinc finger and BTB domain-containing protein 5, producing the protein MDFPGHFEQIFQQLNYQRLHGQLCDCVIVVGNRHFKAHRSVLAACSTHFRALFSVAEGDQTMNMIQLDSEVVTAEAFAALIDMMYTSTLMLGESNVMDVLLAASHLHLNSVVKACKHYLTTRTLPMSPPSERVQEQSARMQRSFMLQQLGLSIVSSALSSSQSGEEQPAPMSSSMRGNLDQRTPFPMRRLHKRKQSAEERARQRLRPTLDESAISDVTPENGPGVHSREEFFSPDSLKIVDNPKADGMADNPDDNTIMFDQSFGAQEDAQVPSQSDNSASNMAQLSMASRATQVETSFEQETTAEKSAFQCENPEVGLGEKEHMRVVVKSEPLSSPEPQDEVSDVTSQAEGSESVEVEGVVVSAEKIDLSPESSDRSFSDPQSSTDRVGDIHILEVTNNLEHKSTFSISNFLNKSRGSNFSTNQNNDDNLPNTTSDCRLEGEAPYLLSPEAGPASGPSSAPGAHVENPFSEPADSHFVRPMQDVMGLPCVQTSGYQGGEQFGMDFSRSGLGLHSSFSRVMMGSPRGGASNFPYYRRIAPKMPVVTSVRSSQIPENSASSQLMMNAATSSFENGHPSQPGPPQLTRASADVLSKCKKALSEHNVLVVEGARKYACKICCKTFLTLTDCKKHIRVHTGEKPYACLKCGKRFSQSSHLYKHSKTTCLRWQSSNLPSTLL; encoded by the coding sequence ATGGATTTTCCTGGTCACTTTGAACAGATCTTCCAGCAGCTGAACTATCAGAGACTTCACGGACAGCTCTGTGACTGTGTCATTGTAGTGGGGAACAGACATTTCAAAGCCCACCGCTCGGTGCTAGCAGCGTGCAGCACGCATTTCCGAGCCCTGTTCTCAGTGGCAGAGGGAGATCAGACCATGAACATGATCCAGCTAGATAGCGAAGTGGTGACAGCAGAGGCCTTCGCCGCACTGATTGACATGATGTACACCTCCACTCTCATGCTAGGGGAGAGCAATGTCATGGATGTCTTATTGGCAGCCTCTCACCTGCACCTGAACTCTGTTGTTAAGGCATGTAAACATTACCTGACGACACGGACGCTGCCCATGTCTCCCCCCAGCGAGCGTGTTCAGGAGCAGAGCGCCCGCATGCAGCGCTCCTTTATGCTGCAGCAGCTGGGACTGAGCATTGTGAGCTCCGCCCTCAGTTCCAGCCAGAGCGGCGAGGAGCAGCCAGCCCCCATGAGCTCCTCGATGCGTGGTAACCTGGACCAGAGGACGCCCTTCCCCATGCGCCGCCTGCACAAGCGCAAGCAGTCTGCGGAGGAGCGGGCCAGACAGCGCCTCCGACCCACCCTGGACGAGTCTGCCATCTCCGACGTGACGCCAGAGAACGGGCCGGGGGTTCATTCCCGGGAGGAGTTCTTTTCTCCAGATTCTCTGAAAATCGTGGACAACCCTAAGGCCGATGGGATGGCCGACAACCCAGACGACAACACCATCATGTTTGACCAGTCCTTCGGCGCTCAAGAAGATGCCCAGGTGCCCAGCCAGTCCGACAACAGCGCCAGCAATATGGCCCAGCTCTCCATGGCCTCCCGTGCCACTCAGGTCGAGACTAGTTTTGAGCAGGAAACCACAGCTGAGAAGAGTGCTTTTCAGTGTGAAAACCCGGAGGTGGGCCTTGGTGAGAAGGAGCACATGAGAGTGGTGGTGAAATCTGAGCCCCTGAGCTCTCCTGAGCCTCAGGACGAAGTGAGTGACGTGACCTCCCAAGCGGAAGGCAGCGAGTCGGTGGAGGTGGAGGGGGTGGTGGTCAGTGCCGAGAAGATAGACCTCAGCCCAGAGAGCAGCGACCGGAGTTTTTCAGATCCCCAGTCTAGCACTGACCGGGTAGGGGACATCCACATTTTGGAAGTCACCAATAACCTCGAACATAAATCCACCTTTAGTATTTCAAATTTTCTTAACAAGAGCAGAGGAAGTAACTTTAGTACCAATCAGAACAATGACGATAATCTCCCAAACACAACCAGTGACTGCAGGCTGGAGGGGGAGGCCCCGTATTTGTTGAGTCCGGAGGCTGGGCCTGCGAGCGGGCCTTCCTCGGCCCCTGGTGCTCATGTGGAGAACCCATTCAGCGAGCCCGCGGACTCCCACTTTGTCAGGCCCATGCAGGATGTGATGGGCCTACCGTGTGTGCAGACCTCAGGCTACCAAGGAGGAGAACAGTTTGGGATGGATTTTTCCAGGTCCGGTTTGGGATTGCACTCCTCCTTTTCCAGGGTAATGATGGGTTCCCCTCGAGGAGGAGCCAGTAACTTTCCATACTACCGCCGCATAGCTCCCAAAATGCCAGTAGTAACTTCTGTCAGGAGCTCACAGATCCCAGAGAATTCTGCCAGTTCCCAGCTAATGATGAATGCAGCCACGTCCTCTTTTGAAAACGGCCACCCTTCGCAGCCCGGCCCCCCGCAGCTGACAAGGGCATCTGCTGATGTCTTGTCGAAGTGCAAGAAGGCCTTATCGGAGCACAATGTCTTGGTTGTAGAGGGAGCTCGCAAGTACGCCTGCAAAATCTGCTGCAAGACTTTCTTGACCTTGACAGATTGCAAGAAGCACATCCGTGTTCACACAGGTGAAAAACCCTATGCCTGCCTGAAGTGCGGCAAGAGGTTCAGTCAGTCCAGCCACCTGTACAAACACTCGAAGACCACCTGCCTGCGCTGGCAGAGCAGCAACCTCCCCAGCACTTTGCTCTAG